From the Kitasatospora viridis genome, one window contains:
- a CDS encoding GTP-binding protein has translation MTNDQAAPAAVKILIAGGFGVGKTTMVGAVSEVTPLRTEEYLTKASVGVDSLDGVGSKETTTVALDFGRITVSPELVVYLFGTPGQERFWFMWNDLVQGVLGGVVIADTRRLDSSFASIDFFESRQIPFVVAINCFDGVNTRSTNEIRAALDLDPQVPMLLGDVRARTFSRDVLLALVDHLMAPALV, from the coding sequence ATGACGAACGATCAGGCGGCGCCGGCCGCCGTCAAGATCCTGATCGCCGGCGGATTCGGGGTGGGCAAGACCACCATGGTCGGCGCGGTGAGCGAGGTCACCCCGCTGCGCACCGAGGAGTACCTGACCAAGGCCAGCGTCGGCGTCGACTCGCTGGACGGGGTGGGCTCGAAGGAGACCACCACCGTCGCGCTGGACTTCGGCCGCATCACCGTCAGCCCCGAGCTGGTGGTCTACCTGTTCGGCACGCCCGGCCAGGAGCGCTTCTGGTTCATGTGGAACGACCTGGTGCAGGGCGTGCTGGGCGGCGTGGTGATCGCCGACACCCGGCGGCTGGACTCCAGCTTCGCCTCGATCGACTTCTTCGAGAGCCGGCAGATCCCGTTCGTGGTGGCGATCAACTGCTTCGACGGGGTCAACACCCGCTCGACCAACGAGATCCGCGCCGCGCTGGACCTCGACCCGCAGGTGCCGATGCTGCTCGGCGACGTGCGCGCCCGCACCTTCAGCCGGGACGTGCTGCTCGCGCTGGTGGACCACCTGATGGCACCGGCGCTGGTCTGA
- a CDS encoding G1 family glutamic endopeptidase yields MPAARRVLALTAGLTALLSASAAPALAAPTIRQLPHHAPVVLTSPHTTGPHGGVLNSTSSNWAGYSATGGKYTSVSASWIQPTATCTETNTWSSFWVGLDGDGSDSVEQTGTEADCSGGSPVYSSWYEMYPAYPVNYSDPVAPGDHFSASVTEALGRFTLKITDETQGWSHTVRKTSRSAKLASAEVIAEAPSNLAGPLPLTDFGTVAFTGATANGKPLGSFKPDGITMAKKDGTVLASISPLSANGEDFTSTWHHS; encoded by the coding sequence ATGCCCGCAGCCCGCCGCGTCCTCGCCCTCACCGCCGGCCTCACCGCCCTGCTCTCCGCCTCCGCCGCCCCCGCGCTGGCGGCGCCGACCATCCGTCAGCTGCCGCACCACGCACCGGTGGTGCTCACCTCCCCGCACACCACCGGCCCGCACGGCGGGGTGCTGAACAGCACCAGCTCCAACTGGGCCGGCTACTCCGCCACCGGCGGCAAGTACACCAGCGTCAGCGCCAGCTGGATCCAGCCGACCGCCACCTGCACCGAGACCAACACCTGGTCCAGCTTCTGGGTCGGCCTGGACGGCGACGGCAGCGACTCGGTCGAGCAGACCGGCACCGAGGCGGACTGCTCGGGCGGCAGCCCGGTCTACTCCTCCTGGTACGAGATGTACCCGGCCTACCCGGTCAACTACAGCGACCCGGTGGCCCCCGGCGACCACTTCAGCGCCTCGGTCACCGAGGCCCTCGGCCGGTTCACCCTCAAGATCACCGACGAGACCCAGGGCTGGAGCCACACGGTGCGCAAGACCTCGCGCTCCGCCAAGCTGGCCTCCGCCGAGGTGATCGCCGAGGCGCCGTCCAACCTGGCCGGGCCGCTGCCGCTCACCGACTTCGGCACCGTCGCCTTCACCGGCGCGACCGCCAACGGGAAGCCGCTGGGCAGCTTCAAGCCGGACGGCATCACCATGGCCAAGAAGGACGGCACCGTGCTGGCCTCGATCTCGCCGCTCTCCGCCAACGGCGAGGACTTCACCTCCACCTGGCACCACAGCTGA
- the fahA gene encoding fumarylacetoacetase: protein MSEQTWVPVPEGSDFPVQNLPYGVFTPPGSEQPRVGVAIGEQVLDLSAIWAGTPLGADLATGSLNRFMRRGPREWAYVRERVTGLLTDETERRLVEANLYRIDQVTLHLPVEVADYVDFYASEQHATNLGRIFRPDAAALLPNWKHLPVGYHGRAGTVLVSGSEVKRPSGQRKGPQDPAPVFGPSARLDIEAELGFVVGAGSTLGEPVSVDDFAEHVFGVVLLNDWSARDVQAWEYVPLGPFLGKSFATSISPWVVPLAALAAARTATPVQEPQPLPYLVEKEPWGLDVDLAVELNGAVVSRPPYRGMYWSPAQMLAHTTVNGASLRTGDLYGSGTISGAEPDQRGSLIELTWNGRDPIALPDGSTRTFLADGDTVTITASAPGADGVRIGFGQVTGTIRG, encoded by the coding sequence GTGAGCGAGCAGACCTGGGTCCCGGTTCCCGAGGGCTCGGACTTCCCGGTGCAGAACCTGCCGTACGGGGTGTTCACCCCGCCCGGCAGCGAGCAGCCCCGGGTGGGCGTGGCGATCGGCGAGCAGGTGCTGGACCTCTCGGCGATCTGGGCGGGCACCCCGCTGGGCGCCGACCTGGCGACCGGTTCGCTCAACCGCTTCATGCGGCGCGGCCCGCGCGAGTGGGCCTACGTGCGCGAGCGGGTCACCGGCCTGCTGACCGACGAGACCGAGCGCCGGCTGGTCGAGGCCAACCTGTACCGGATCGACCAGGTGACCCTGCACCTGCCGGTCGAGGTGGCCGACTACGTCGACTTCTACGCCTCCGAGCAGCACGCCACCAACCTCGGGCGGATCTTCCGGCCGGACGCCGCGGCGCTGCTGCCGAACTGGAAGCACCTGCCGGTCGGTTACCACGGCCGGGCCGGCACGGTGCTGGTCTCCGGCAGCGAGGTCAAGCGGCCGAGCGGCCAGCGCAAGGGCCCGCAGGACCCGGCGCCGGTCTTCGGCCCCTCGGCCCGCCTGGACATCGAGGCGGAGCTGGGCTTCGTGGTCGGCGCCGGCTCGACGCTGGGCGAGCCGGTGTCGGTGGACGACTTCGCCGAGCACGTGTTCGGCGTGGTGCTGCTGAACGACTGGAGCGCCCGGGACGTGCAGGCCTGGGAGTACGTGCCGCTCGGCCCGTTCCTCGGCAAGTCCTTCGCCACCTCGATCTCGCCCTGGGTGGTGCCGCTGGCCGCGCTCGCGGCGGCCCGCACCGCGACCCCGGTGCAGGAGCCGCAGCCGCTGCCCTACCTGGTGGAGAAGGAGCCCTGGGGGCTGGACGTCGACCTGGCGGTGGAGCTCAACGGCGCTGTCGTCTCCCGCCCGCCGTACCGCGGGATGTACTGGTCGCCGGCCCAGATGCTGGCGCACACCACGGTCAACGGCGCCTCGCTGCGCACCGGTGACCTGTACGGCTCGGGCACCATCTCCGGTGCCGAGCCGGACCAGCGCGGCTCGCTGATCGAGCTGACCTGGAACGGCCGGGACCCGATCGCGCTGCCGGACGGCAGCACCCGCACCTTCCTGGCGGACGGCGACACGGTGACGATCACCGCCTCGGCGCCCGGCGCGGACGGCGTGCGGATCGGCTTCGGCCAGGTCACCGGCACGATCCGGGGCTGA
- a CDS encoding homogentisate 1,2-dioxygenase — protein MAYYRSVGKVPPKRHTQHRNEAGGLYYEELMGEEGFSSDSSLLYHRAIPSALVDSRVWALPEGKPEPNHPLKPYHFKLHDLFPGDEWRQTDAVRGRRTVLANADVRIAYAACGQASPLYRNAIGDECVYVESGEGVVETVFGTLTVGQGDYVLLPRATTHRWVPTGDQPLRLYAIEANSHITPAKRYLSKYGQLLEHAPFCERDLRGPVGPLLAEESGDVEIYVKHRGNGSSGIAGTVFVTPTHPFDVVGWDGCLYPYAFNIADYEPITGRIHQPPPAHQVFEGNNFVICNFVPRKVDYHPLSIPVPYYHANVDSDEVMFYCGGDYEARKGSGIGQGSISLHPGGHTHGPQPGAYERSIGAEFFDELAVMVDTFRPLEVAEGGRASDDGKYAWSWSGRGPQDGVSK, from the coding sequence ATGGCGTACTACCGCAGTGTCGGCAAGGTGCCGCCCAAGAGGCACACCCAGCACCGCAACGAGGCCGGCGGCCTCTACTACGAGGAACTGATGGGTGAGGAGGGCTTCTCCTCCGACTCCTCGCTGCTCTACCACCGCGCCATTCCGTCCGCGCTGGTGGACAGCCGGGTCTGGGCGCTGCCGGAGGGCAAGCCGGAGCCCAACCACCCGCTCAAGCCCTACCACTTCAAGCTGCACGACCTCTTCCCCGGCGACGAGTGGCGCCAGACCGACGCCGTGCGCGGGCGCCGGACCGTGCTGGCCAACGCCGACGTGCGGATCGCCTACGCGGCCTGCGGCCAGGCCTCGCCGCTCTACCGCAACGCGATAGGCGACGAGTGCGTCTACGTGGAGTCCGGCGAAGGCGTGGTGGAGACCGTCTTCGGCACCCTGACGGTCGGCCAGGGCGACTACGTGCTGCTCCCCCGGGCCACCACCCACCGCTGGGTGCCCACCGGGGACCAGCCGCTGCGGCTCTACGCGATCGAGGCCAACAGCCACATCACCCCGGCCAAGCGCTACCTGTCCAAGTACGGGCAGCTGCTGGAGCACGCGCCGTTCTGCGAGCGCGACCTGCGCGGGCCGGTCGGGCCGCTGCTGGCCGAGGAGAGCGGCGACGTCGAGATCTACGTGAAGCACCGGGGCAACGGCTCCTCGGGCATCGCCGGCACCGTCTTCGTCACCCCGACCCACCCGTTCGACGTGGTCGGCTGGGACGGCTGCCTCTACCCGTACGCCTTCAACATCGCGGACTACGAGCCGATCACCGGCCGGATCCACCAGCCGCCGCCGGCCCACCAGGTCTTCGAGGGCAACAACTTCGTGATCTGCAACTTCGTGCCGCGCAAGGTGGACTACCACCCGCTGTCGATCCCGGTGCCGTACTACCACGCCAACGTGGACAGCGACGAGGTGATGTTCTACTGCGGCGGCGACTACGAGGCCCGCAAGGGCTCCGGGATCGGCCAGGGCTCGATCTCGCTGCACCCGGGCGGCCACACCCACGGCCCGCAGCCGGGCGCCTACGAGCGCTCGATCGGCGCCGAGTTCTTCGACGAGCTCGCGGTGATGGTGGACACCTTCCGCCCGCTGGAGGTCGCCGAGGGCGGCCGGGCGAGCGACGACGGCAAGTACGCGTGGAGCTGGAGCGGGCGCGGCCCGCAGGACGGTGTGAGCAAGTGA
- a CDS encoding extracellular solute-binding protein, with protein MRRGIAASVLVAALAVSLAACGSSGSGSSGSASGPVTITYWDTSNATNEAPNYQDVVKKFEAANPGITVNFVNVPFDQAQDKLQTAMGSKGAPDVFRSDVGWTAAFAKSGFLTPLDGTAALPDASAFEPSLIKQAQYQGKTYGVPLVTDTLGLLYNKALFAKAGITAAPKSWDELKADAATIKDKTGVDGFEQRAGDSYYAMPYLYGEGTDMVDAGAKKITVNKPQAAAAIATYQSMFDGPGLVKADVTTDSYAHMMDAFNNGKVAAIVNGPWEITNIYKGSSFTDHTNLGIAAVPAGSTGKPGAPIGGHNICVFAGSDAAHQAAAEKFAAFMTSADSESYIAQKNSTLPTRTDAYTADVKADPGIAGFQQILSVGQPRPALPEYSSLYTSLSTNLGKIAQNQQSIQAGLDATAQDYTKLLPDFAK; from the coding sequence ATGCGGCGTGGCATCGCGGCCTCCGTCCTCGTAGCGGCCCTCGCGGTCTCTCTCGCGGCCTGCGGCAGCAGCGGCTCCGGCTCGTCCGGCTCGGCGTCCGGTCCGGTGACCATCACCTACTGGGACACCTCGAACGCCACCAACGAGGCTCCGAACTACCAGGACGTGGTGAAGAAGTTCGAGGCGGCCAACCCGGGCATCACCGTCAACTTCGTCAACGTGCCGTTCGACCAGGCGCAGGACAAGCTGCAGACCGCGATGGGCAGCAAGGGCGCCCCGGACGTCTTCCGCTCCGACGTCGGCTGGACCGCCGCCTTCGCCAAGTCCGGCTTCCTGACCCCGCTGGACGGCACCGCTGCGCTGCCGGACGCCTCGGCCTTCGAGCCCAGCCTGATCAAGCAGGCGCAGTACCAGGGCAAGACCTACGGCGTGCCGCTGGTCACCGACACCCTGGGCCTGCTCTACAACAAGGCGCTGTTCGCCAAGGCCGGCATCACCGCCGCGCCGAAGAGCTGGGACGAGCTGAAGGCCGACGCCGCCACCATCAAGGACAAGACCGGCGTCGACGGCTTCGAGCAGCGCGCGGGCGACTCCTACTACGCGATGCCCTACCTCTACGGCGAGGGCACCGACATGGTCGACGCCGGCGCCAAGAAGATCACCGTCAACAAGCCGCAGGCCGCGGCGGCGATCGCCACCTACCAGTCGATGTTCGACGGGCCCGGCCTGGTCAAGGCCGACGTGACCACCGACTCCTACGCGCACATGATGGACGCCTTCAACAACGGCAAGGTCGCGGCGATCGTCAACGGCCCCTGGGAGATCACCAACATCTACAAGGGCTCGTCCTTCACCGACCACACCAACCTGGGCATCGCCGCGGTCCCGGCCGGCTCGACCGGCAAGCCCGGCGCCCCGATCGGCGGCCACAACATCTGCGTCTTCGCCGGTTCGGACGCCGCCCACCAGGCCGCCGCCGAGAAGTTCGCCGCCTTCATGACCTCGGCCGACAGCGAGTCGTACATCGCGCAGAAGAACTCCACCCTGCCGACCCGCACCGACGCCTACACCGCCGACGTCAAGGCCGACCCGGGCATCGCCGGCTTCCAGCAGATCCTGAGCGTCGGTCAGCCGCGCCCCGCGCTGCCGGAGTACTCCTCGCTCTACACCTCGCTGAGCACCAACCTCGGCAAGATCGCGCAGAACCAGCAGAGCATCCAGGCCGGCCTGGACGCCACCGCCCAGGACTACACCAAGCTCCTGCCGGACTTCGCGAAGTAA